In one Lycium barbarum isolate Lr01 chromosome 7, ASM1917538v2, whole genome shotgun sequence genomic region, the following are encoded:
- the LOC132603437 gene encoding probable arabinosyltransferase ARAD1, producing MSLFLEKNMLASRFLSCLIAISVFVLIVSSLSLLQFADNSFIPRSVFRLVLVNSTSLYSTSSVTSGESKTPFLPLETFIEEKVQRQEIACQTSSSSNSSGGVGVIKVACDKKQALLRVYMYDLLPEFHFGLFGWKGNGNEMWPNVGQVPSYPGGLNLQHSIEYWLTLDLLSSNTPNITRPCTAIRVHNSSEADVFFVPFFSSLSYNRHSKPHGKEKVSLNRILQDRVVEFLRSRDEWNLNGGANHLIVAHHPNSMLVARKKLGSAMFVLADFGRYRAETANIEKDVIAPYKHMVRTLDADNSPSFVQRDILVYFQGAIYRKDGGTIRQELYYLLKDEKDVHFTFGSIKSNGVREAGRGMASSKFCLNIAGDTPSSNRLFDAIASHCIPVIISDDIELPFEDVLDYSKFCIFVRSSDAVRKGYLLNLLRRIKEDQWIKMWQRLKELTKHFEYQYPSQPNDAVDMIWQAIARKLSFIQLKAHRNKRYRSLQLFIKDR from the exons AtgtctttgtttcttgaaaagaACATGCTAGCATCCAGGTTTTTATCATGTCTCATAGCCATTTCGGTTTTCGTTTTGATCGTTTCTTCGTTGTCCCTTCTTCAATTTGCTGACAATTCTTTCATACCAAGATCAGTATTTAGGTTAGTTCTTGTTAATAGTACTTCCCTTTACTCAACCTCAAGTGTCACAAGTGGAGAATCTAAAACCCCTTTCTTGCCTCTTGAAACTTTTATTGAAGAAAAAGTGCAACGCCAAGAGATAGCATGTCAAACATCCAGTTCCAGCAACAGTTCTGGTGGAGTAGGAGTTATTAAAGTAGCTTGTGACAAAAAACAAGCTCTTCTTAgagtgtatatgtatgacttacTACCTGAATTTCACTTTGGGCTATTTGGTTGGAAAGGAAATGGGAATGAAATGTGGCCTAATGTTGGTCAAGTACCCTCATACCCTGGGGGCTTAAATTTACAGCATAGCATTGAATATTGGCTTACCCTTGACCTTCTATCGTCGAATACACCAAATATTACTAGACCATGCACTGCTATTCGAGTGCACAATTCAAGTGAGGCCGATGTATTTTTTGTTCCGTTCTTTTCGTCTTTGAGTTACAATAGGCATTCTAAGCCTCATGGGAAGGAAAAGGTCAGTCTAAATAGGATACTGCAAGATAGAGTGGTGGAGTTTTTAAGAAGTAGAGATGAGTGGAACCTAAATGGTGGGGCGAATCATCTGATCGTCGCTCACCATCCTAATAGCATGTTGGTTGCAAGAAAGAAGTTGGGCTCTGCAATGTTTGTGCTTGCAGATTTTGGAAGGTACCGAGCTGAAACAGCAAACATTGAAAAGGATGTGATTGCTCCTTACAAACATATGGTCAGGACATTAGATGCTGACAACTCCCCCTCTTTTGTGCAACGTGATATATTGGTTTATTTCCAGGGGGCAATTTATAGGAAAGAT GGTGGAACAATCCGTCAAGAATTATACTACCTTCTAAAGGATGAAAAAGATGTACACTTCACTTTTGGAAGCATCAAATCAAATGGTGTTAGGGAGGCTGGGCGAGGAATGGCCTCTTCCAAATTCTGCCTGAATATTGCTGGAGACACCCCCTCTTCCAATCGCTTATTTGATGCCATTGCTAGTCATTGTATTCCTGTAATAATTAGTGATGATATTGAGCTACCATTTGAAGATGTTCTCGATTATTCCAAGTTCTGCATTTTTGTCCGTTCTTCAGATGCTGTGAGGAAGGGGTATCTTCTGAATCTCCTTAGAAGAATCAAGGAGGATCAGTGGATCAAAATGTGGCAAAGGCTGAAGGAGCTCACGAAACATTTTGAGTACCAATATCCATCCCAACCTAATGATGCTGTGGATATGATTTGGCAGGCGATTGCAAGGAAGTTGTCGTTTATACAACTGAAGGCTCATCGCAACAAGAGATACCGTAGTTTACAGCTCTTCATCAAAGACCGCTAG